In the Kitasatospora terrestris genome, one interval contains:
- a CDS encoding CBS domain-containing protein: MTREVVTVTPTTGFREVLERLTEYDITAVPVVDRDGRPLGVVSEADLLRTQARQEDPSGLLPPAAGGPAGATAGELMTSPAVCTTEGASVVAAARLMARRQVKRLPVVGGDGRLVGVVSRGDLLRVFLRDDVAIRHEIIEDVLGELEGVSPAEVSVETDQGRVVLSGTVGSAQAAAVLVRLCGAVDGVVSVTDRTLRTAPQSLKV, from the coding sequence ATGACCCGTGAGGTCGTGACCGTGACGCCGACGACGGGGTTCCGTGAGGTCCTGGAGCGGCTGACCGAGTACGACATCACCGCCGTGCCGGTGGTGGACCGGGACGGGCGCCCGCTCGGCGTGGTCTCCGAGGCGGACCTGCTGCGCACCCAGGCGCGGCAGGAGGACCCGAGCGGGCTGCTGCCGCCCGCGGCGGGCGGGCCGGCCGGTGCGACCGCCGGCGAGCTGATGACCAGCCCCGCCGTGTGCACCACCGAGGGCGCCAGCGTCGTCGCGGCGGCTCGGCTGATGGCCCGTCGGCAGGTCAAGCGCCTGCCGGTGGTCGGCGGGGACGGCCGCCTGGTCGGTGTGGTCAGCCGCGGCGACCTGCTCCGGGTGTTCCTGCGCGACGACGTGGCGATCCGGCACGAGATCATCGAGGACGTGCTGGGCGAGCTGGAGGGCGTCAGCCCGGCCGAGGTGTCCGTCGAGACGGACCAGGGCCGGGTGGTGCTCAGCGGCACGGTCGGCTCCGCGCAGGCGGCGGCGGTCCTGGTCCGGCTGTGCGGCGCGGTCGACGGCGTGGTGTCGGTCACCGACCGGACCCTGCGCACCGCGCCTCAGAGCCTGAAGGTGTAG
- a CDS encoding universal stress protein — MTSAGDRRPIVLGVDALHVSPMVVAWAADAAGRSAVPLRLVHAVREELRDLRGYDGGRFHQALRHSGEAALEKAAGLVHERYPGLVVESVLVEGNPAPVLCRESERAELLVVGSRGLNRLEEALSGYSVTVPVSAQAHCPVAVVRAPEHSSQEPPYVVVGVDGSAASERAVAFAAELAEHRGAALRAVSAWQVSLHVPVDEERAVAEVRRQLHEVTAGCLIDHPDLDLTHEVLQGHPVDELSRTAAHALAVVVGRRGHGGFTGMRLGSVPHGLLHRAPCPVITVPAGTGAPSKNT; from the coding sequence ATGACGTCCGCCGGTGATCGCCGTCCGATCGTCCTGGGTGTCGACGCCCTGCACGTCAGCCCCATGGTGGTCGCCTGGGCCGCGGACGCGGCCGGGCGGAGCGCCGTGCCGCTGCGGCTGGTGCACGCGGTCCGTGAGGAGCTGCGGGACCTGCGCGGGTACGACGGCGGCCGCTTCCACCAGGCGCTGCGCCACAGCGGTGAGGCGGCGCTGGAGAAGGCGGCCGGGCTGGTCCACGAGCGGTACCCGGGCCTGGTGGTGGAGTCCGTCCTGGTCGAGGGGAACCCGGCGCCCGTACTCTGCCGCGAGTCCGAGCGTGCCGAGCTGCTCGTCGTCGGCTCCCGCGGGCTGAACCGGCTGGAGGAGGCGCTGAGCGGCTACTCGGTGACCGTCCCGGTCAGCGCGCAGGCCCACTGCCCGGTCGCCGTGGTCAGGGCCCCGGAGCACAGCTCCCAGGAGCCGCCGTACGTGGTGGTCGGTGTGGACGGGTCCGCGGCGTCCGAGCGGGCCGTGGCGTTCGCCGCCGAGCTCGCCGAGCACCGCGGGGCCGCGCTGCGCGCGGTGTCGGCCTGGCAGGTGTCGCTGCACGTACCCGTGGACGAGGAGCGCGCGGTCGCGGAGGTCCGTCGGCAGCTCCACGAGGTCACCGCCGGCTGCCTGATCGACCACCCGGACCTGGACCTGACCCATGAGGTGCTGCAGGGTCACCCGGTCGACGAGCTGTCCCGGACGGCAGCCCACGCCCTCGCCGTCGTGGTCGGGCGCCGCGGGCACGGGGGCTTCACCGGCATGCGGCTCGGCTCCGTCCCGCACGGGCTGCTGCACCGCGCCCCCTGCCCCGTGATCACCGTTCCCGCCGGCACGGGCGCCCCGTCGAAGAACACGTGA